A stretch of the Bradyrhizobium sp. CCBAU 53351 genome encodes the following:
- a CDS encoding L-threonylcarbamoyladenylate synthase, with the protein MKTGVETLILPAGAAGAEAAARRLAAGGLVAFPTETVYGLGADAANATAIAHLYAAKGRPAFNPLIAHVPDIAAARRIGRFDARALKLAEAFWPGPLTLVVPKTENCPVADLATAGLDTVAIRIPAHPVAQAILRAFGGAVVAPSANISGHVSPTLAAHVESDLSGRIDLIVDGGPVAVGVESTIVGCFETAMLLRPGGLSRERIEAVLGEPLARPPVEAEIGDSQPLAPGMLASHYAPRAPVRLKAQDVAPSEALLAFGPARLPGMEAAAAVMNLSPTSDLDEAAANLFGYLRELDAKGPRAIAVMAIPEEDLGEAINDRLRRAAVAR; encoded by the coding sequence GTGAAAACGGGTGTTGAAACGCTGATTTTACCGGCCGGTGCGGCCGGCGCGGAGGCTGCCGCCCGGCGGCTGGCGGCCGGCGGGCTGGTCGCGTTTCCGACCGAGACGGTCTACGGGCTTGGGGCGGATGCCGCCAACGCCACCGCGATTGCCCATCTCTACGCCGCCAAGGGGCGGCCGGCGTTCAATCCGCTTATTGCCCATGTGCCTGATATCGCCGCCGCGCGCCGGATCGGGCGGTTCGACGCGCGCGCGTTGAAGCTTGCCGAGGCGTTCTGGCCGGGGCCGCTGACGCTGGTGGTGCCGAAGACGGAGAACTGCCCGGTGGCGGATCTCGCCACCGCTGGCCTCGACACGGTCGCGATCCGCATTCCCGCCCACCCGGTCGCGCAGGCGATCCTGCGCGCCTTCGGCGGGGCGGTGGTGGCACCGTCCGCCAACATCTCCGGCCACGTCTCGCCGACACTGGCCGCCCATGTCGAGAGCGACCTGTCAGGGCGGATCGACCTGATCGTCGACGGCGGGCCCGTCGCGGTCGGCGTCGAATCGACCATCGTCGGCTGCTTCGAGACCGCGATGCTGCTGCGGCCCGGCGGGCTGTCGCGCGAGCGGATCGAGGCGGTGCTCGGCGAGCCCCTGGCGCGGCCGCCGGTGGAGGCCGAAATCGGCGACAGCCAGCCGCTGGCGCCGGGCATGCTGGCCTCGCATTACGCGCCGCGCGCGCCTGTGCGGCTGAAAGCGCAGGACGTGGCGCCAAGCGAAGCGCTGCTGGCGTTCGGTCCTGCACGCCTACCCGGCATGGAGGCCGCCGCCGCTGTCATGAATTTGTCGCCCACCTCTGATCTCGATGAAGCCGCCGCCAATCTGTTCGGCTATCTTCGCGAGCTCGATGCGAAGGGCCCGCGGGCGATTGCGGTGATGGCGATCCCCGAGGAAGATTTGGGTGAAGCGATCAACGACCGGTTGCGCCGGGCGGCGGTTGCGCGCTGA
- a CDS encoding P-II family nitrogen regulator produces MQMFAKKRIDILIERALLKRLTDELERTGVSGYSVAPLAGGRGHAGRWEADGQISDAAGMFALWCIVDAARLDELLQAVFAIVARQVGLVSVSDVQVVRPELF; encoded by the coding sequence ATGCAGATGTTTGCCAAGAAGCGGATCGATATCCTGATCGAGCGGGCGCTGCTGAAGCGGCTGACCGACGAACTCGAGCGCACGGGCGTGAGCGGTTACTCCGTCGCGCCCCTCGCCGGCGGGCGTGGCCACGCCGGTCGGTGGGAAGCGGATGGCCAGATCAGCGATGCCGCCGGAATGTTCGCGCTGTGGTGTATCGTGGACGCAGCTCGCCTCGACGAGCTGCTTCAGGCCGTCTTCGCCATCGTCGCCCGGCAGGTGGGCCTGGTCTCGGTCAGTGACGTGCAGGTGGTGCGTCCGGAGCTGTTTTGA
- a CDS encoding sodium-dependent bicarbonate transport family permease produces the protein MLALAVQNLVSPSVLFFGVGLGASLGRSDLSVPEAIARFLSLYLLISIGFRGGAEVAHQGLTLALVLTIGAGVVLSAGLPFIAYALLRYGAGLDHINAAAVASHYGSISAVTFVAVTGALTQLALPFDGYMIAVAAAMETPAIFSALLIARSGQGKAKGEFSGGFLREIALNGSIVALLGAFAVGCITGERGMTSLRPFLLDAFPGFLCVFLLDMGLIAGRGLRDGWKSLSAAVVGFAWVMPLIGAAFAATFAWLIGLSPGSTAILMTLGASASYIAVPAAMRLALPAANPAIALTLSLGLTFPFNLIVGIPLYIAAAQIIAR, from the coding sequence ATGCTCGCGCTCGCCGTTCAGAATCTCGTCTCACCCTCGGTGCTGTTCTTCGGCGTGGGCCTCGGCGCCTCGCTCGGCCGCTCGGACCTCTCCGTGCCGGAGGCGATCGCGCGCTTCCTTTCGCTCTATCTGCTGATCTCGATCGGCTTTCGTGGCGGCGCCGAGGTCGCCCATCAGGGCCTGACGCTGGCGCTGGTGTTGACGATCGGGGCCGGCGTGGTGCTGTCGGCCGGCCTGCCCTTCATTGCCTACGCCCTGCTGCGCTATGGCGCGGGCCTCGACCACATCAACGCCGCCGCCGTGGCCAGTCACTACGGGTCCATCTCGGCCGTGACGTTCGTGGCCGTGACCGGCGCGCTCACCCAGCTCGCGCTGCCCTTTGACGGCTATATGATCGCGGTCGCGGCCGCGATGGAGACACCGGCGATCTTCTCGGCGCTGCTGATCGCGCGCAGCGGACAAGGGAAAGCGAAAGGCGAGTTCTCCGGAGGCTTTTTGCGCGAGATCGCACTCAACGGCTCGATCGTTGCCTTGCTCGGCGCGTTCGCGGTCGGCTGCATCACGGGTGAACGCGGGATGACCTCGCTGAGGCCCTTCCTGCTCGATGCATTCCCCGGCTTCCTGTGCGTCTTCCTGCTCGACATGGGCCTGATCGCCGGGCGCGGGCTGCGGGACGGCTGGAAATCGCTGTCTGCTGCGGTCGTAGGCTTTGCCTGGGTGATGCCGCTGATCGGCGCCGCATTCGCTGCGACTTTCGCCTGGCTCATCGGGCTGTCGCCAGGCAGCACCGCGATCCTGATGACGCTAGGGGCATCCGCCTCCTATATCGCCGTTCCGGCCGCGATGCGACTGGCCCTGCCCGCCGCGAACCCGGCGATCGCTCTGACGCTCTCGCTCGGCCTGACCTTTCCCTTCAATCTGATCGTCGGCATCCCGCTCTACATCGCCGCCGCCCAGATCATCGCACGGTGA
- a CDS encoding LysR family transcriptional regulator, with the protein MARPRQNLDIDLIRSFVTIVSLGNFTRAAQTLGLQQSTISLQIRRLEQMVGGKLLERSPQAVALTPEGETFFDDARRMLDLNDEMVARIQEPAMRGLVRLGAPEDFATRHLPDVLARFAHAYPQVDLEVTCDLTMNLIERFRKGAFDLALIKRERSIEIPGTRVWREPLVWVTGGVDLRQGVLPLAVSPKPCVYRKRATEALDRARRSWRVAYTCGSLAGTLAAVRARLGVTVLPKDMVPPDLHVVDGKPMPDLKDTEIAILERDRLPLPAQRLKSFVIKTLS; encoded by the coding sequence ATGGCTCGTCCGCGCCAAAACCTCGACATCGACCTGATCAGGTCCTTCGTCACCATCGTCTCGCTCGGCAACTTCACGCGCGCCGCGCAGACGCTGGGCTTGCAGCAGTCGACGATCTCCCTGCAAATCCGCCGGCTCGAGCAAATGGTCGGTGGCAAATTGCTCGAACGGTCGCCGCAAGCGGTCGCGTTGACCCCGGAAGGCGAGACGTTCTTCGACGATGCCCGGCGCATGCTCGACTTGAATGACGAAATGGTTGCGCGCATTCAGGAGCCGGCGATGCGGGGCCTCGTTCGCCTCGGCGCGCCCGAGGATTTCGCGACCCGCCATCTTCCCGATGTGCTTGCCCGGTTCGCCCACGCCTATCCCCAGGTCGATCTCGAAGTCACCTGCGATCTGACGATGAACCTGATCGAGCGCTTTCGCAAAGGTGCTTTCGATCTGGCGCTGATCAAACGCGAGCGCTCGATCGAAATCCCCGGCACCCGCGTGTGGCGTGAGCCGCTGGTCTGGGTCACCGGCGGCGTCGATCTCAGGCAAGGCGTGCTTCCGCTCGCGGTCTCGCCGAAACCCTGTGTCTACCGGAAGCGCGCAACCGAAGCCCTCGACCGCGCCAGACGATCATGGCGTGTCGCCTACACCTGCGGTTCGCTGGCCGGGACACTTGCCGCGGTCCGCGCGCGGCTTGGCGTGACGGTGCTTCCGAAGGATATGGTCCCTCCCGATCTCCACGTGGTGGACGGAAAGCCAATGCCCGATCTTAAGGACACGGAGATCGCGATCCTTGAACGCGACCGTCTTCCGCTGCCGGCGCAGCGGCTGAAGAGTTTCGTGATCAAGACCTTGAGCTGA
- a CDS encoding fasciclin domain-containing protein, with protein MVAGLLGSSAARAADIVDTAVSAGSFTTLVTAVKAAGLVNTLKGKGPYTVFAPNDAAFAKLPPGTVESLLKNKAKLAAILKYHVIPGRVKAADVAGKSLKVATVQGQPVNVDGSLGVRVNDAHVIQPDIEASNGVIHVIDTVLLPPARGKKMHH; from the coding sequence ATGGTCGCTGGCCTGCTTGGTTCGTCTGCGGCACGCGCCGCCGACATCGTGGACACGGCGGTGTCTGCCGGCTCGTTCACCACGCTGGTGACGGCCGTGAAAGCGGCCGGCCTCGTCAATACGCTCAAGGGCAAGGGCCCCTACACCGTGTTCGCGCCCAATGATGCAGCCTTCGCCAAGCTGCCGCCCGGAACGGTCGAGTCGCTGTTGAAGAACAAGGCCAAGCTGGCGGCCATTCTGAAGTATCACGTCATCCCAGGCCGTGTGAAGGCTGCCGATGTCGCCGGCAAGTCGCTCAAGGTGGCGACCGTTCAAGGTCAGCCCGTGAACGTCGACGGAAGTCTCGGTGTCCGCGTCAACGATGCGCACGTGATCCAGCCGGATATCGAAGCGTCCAACGGCGTCATCCACGTCATCGACACCGTTCTGCTGCCGCCGGCCCGCGGAAAGAAAATGCACCATTGA
- a CDS encoding N-carbamoyl-D-amino-acid hydrolase: MTRFVTVAAGQLGPIARSESRTQVVARLMALMREAKASGCDLIVYPELALTTFFPRWYFEDQAEIDSFFEREMPGPETRALFDLARASGIGFSLGYAELAVEAGIVRRYNTSILVDKSGAITLKYRKVHLPGHAEHEPWRKFQHLEKRYFEPGSGFGVANAFGGVMGMAICNDRRWSETYRVMGLQGVEMVMIGYNTPVHNPPAPEHDDLSLFHNHLVMQAGAYQNGTFVVGVAKAGVEEGVDHIGGSCIIAPSGEIIARCATKGDELALARCDLDLCNSYKRTTFNFDVHRQPQTYGMIVDRKGVMTMADGSPVRAKA; encoded by the coding sequence GTGACGAGATTTGTGACTGTTGCGGCCGGCCAGCTTGGCCCGATCGCGAGGAGCGAGAGCCGGACCCAAGTCGTGGCACGGCTGATGGCCTTGATGCGCGAGGCGAAGGCCAGTGGCTGCGACCTCATCGTCTATCCCGAGCTCGCGCTGACGACGTTTTTTCCGCGCTGGTATTTTGAGGATCAGGCCGAAATCGACAGCTTCTTCGAGCGCGAGATGCCGGGCCCGGAGACGCGAGCCCTGTTCGATCTTGCGCGCGCGAGCGGCATCGGTTTCAGCCTCGGCTATGCCGAACTGGCGGTCGAGGCCGGAATCGTCAGGCGCTACAACACGTCCATTCTCGTGGACAAGAGCGGCGCGATCACCTTGAAGTATCGCAAGGTTCATCTGCCCGGTCATGCCGAGCATGAGCCTTGGCGGAAATTTCAGCATCTGGAGAAGCGCTATTTCGAGCCGGGCAGCGGCTTCGGCGTCGCCAATGCGTTCGGCGGTGTGATGGGCATGGCGATCTGCAATGACCGCCGCTGGAGCGAGACCTATCGGGTGATGGGCCTGCAGGGCGTCGAGATGGTGATGATCGGGTACAACACGCCGGTGCACAATCCGCCCGCGCCCGAGCATGACGATCTCTCGCTGTTCCACAACCACCTGGTCATGCAGGCCGGCGCCTATCAGAACGGGACCTTCGTGGTCGGCGTCGCCAAGGCCGGCGTCGAGGAGGGTGTCGACCACATCGGCGGCAGCTGCATCATCGCGCCCTCGGGCGAGATCATCGCGCGCTGCGCCACCAAGGGCGACGAGCTCGCGCTCGCCCGCTGCGATCTCGACCTCTGCAATTCCTACAAGCGCACCACCTTCAATTTCGACGTCCACCGTCAGCCGCAGACCTATGGCATGATCGTGGACCGGAAGGGCGTGATGACGATGGCGGATGGATCGCCCGTGCGGGCAAAGGCATGA
- a CDS encoding DUF4118 domain-containing protein, which translates to MRRAGLFGVPRVRPWSWQAFLLGCVVVAVSAVLQGICIALGAKLYFAVFLPGLFVLGLVAGTPAAGFAALFTIPLVWWAFIPPFFEFNALSSANTDSINLFCLLAVLLIGLADLCRETVRIISRGGLKSPAESAATNPQ; encoded by the coding sequence ATGAGGCGTGCGGGACTGTTTGGCGTACCGCGGGTACGGCCATGGTCGTGGCAGGCATTTCTGCTTGGATGCGTCGTCGTCGCTGTGTCGGCTGTGCTTCAGGGCATCTGCATCGCGCTCGGCGCGAAGCTCTATTTTGCGGTGTTCCTGCCCGGCTTGTTCGTGCTCGGCCTCGTCGCGGGCACGCCGGCGGCGGGATTTGCCGCACTGTTCACCATTCCGCTGGTGTGGTGGGCGTTCATTCCGCCCTTCTTCGAGTTCAACGCGCTGAGCAGCGCAAATACCGATTCCATCAACCTGTTCTGCCTGCTCGCGGTGCTGCTGATCGGCCTTGCCGATCTCTGCCGCGAGACGGTGAGGATCATCAGCCGCGGCGGGCTGAAGTCCCCGGCCGAGAGCGCGGCAACGAATCCGCAATAA
- a CDS encoding class I SAM-dependent methyltransferase gives MDRHRCRFCARALDETFVDLGLSPLANSFVPTERADAAEPTYPLHARACGACGLVQLPQFEPAANIFDRYLYYSSYSESWLRHAESYADEMIARARLGAASKVIEIASNDGYLLQYFQRAGIRALGIEPASGPAATAIAKGIPTRTCYFGRGAAAALRAEGHEPDLIVANNVLPHVPDLNDFVAGLRILLPETGRATLELPHLLHLIEQIQFDTIYHEHLSYFSLATLETVFRAHGLRVFDVDELPTHGGSLRLHVCAEAAPQGASPTLERLRQRERDAGLDQPATYRDFQAKVAAKREMIRGFLVGAQRAGKTVVAYGAPAKGNTLLNYCGVTRKLISFTVDRNPHKQGLLLPGTYLPIRDPAALIAARPDYVFILPWNLKDEIIAQLAEVRAWGGQFVVPASDLSIVS, from the coding sequence ATGGACAGGCATCGATGCCGCTTCTGCGCGCGGGCGCTCGACGAGACCTTCGTCGATCTCGGCCTGTCGCCTTTGGCGAACTCCTTCGTCCCGACGGAGCGGGCGGATGCGGCCGAGCCGACCTATCCGCTGCATGCCCGCGCGTGCGGTGCCTGCGGGCTGGTCCAGCTTCCGCAATTCGAGCCTGCGGCCAACATCTTCGACCGCTATCTCTACTATTCGTCCTATTCCGAGAGCTGGCTGCGTCACGCGGAGAGCTACGCCGACGAGATGATCGCCCGCGCGAGGCTCGGTGCAGCGTCCAAGGTGATCGAGATCGCCAGCAATGACGGATATTTGCTGCAATATTTTCAACGCGCCGGCATCCGCGCGCTCGGGATCGAGCCGGCCAGCGGTCCGGCGGCGACGGCGATCGCCAAGGGGATTCCGACCCGGACCTGCTATTTTGGCCGCGGTGCCGCCGCAGCGCTTCGCGCCGAAGGCCACGAGCCGGACCTGATCGTCGCCAACAACGTGCTGCCGCATGTCCCCGACCTCAACGATTTCGTCGCGGGTCTGCGCATTCTCCTGCCCGAGACCGGCCGTGCGACGCTGGAGCTGCCGCATCTGTTGCATCTGATCGAACAGATCCAGTTCGACACGATCTATCACGAACACCTCTCGTACTTCTCGCTCGCGACGCTGGAGACGGTGTTTCGCGCGCATGGCTTGCGCGTCTTCGACGTGGACGAATTGCCGACCCATGGCGGCTCGCTGCGCCTGCATGTCTGCGCCGAAGCCGCGCCTCAGGGCGCTTCGCCCACGCTCGAGAGGTTGCGTCAACGCGAAAGGGACGCCGGGCTCGACCAGCCTGCGACCTATCGTGATTTTCAGGCGAAGGTCGCGGCGAAGCGCGAGATGATCCGCGGCTTTCTCGTCGGCGCGCAGCGCGCGGGCAAGACGGTGGTGGCCTATGGCGCGCCCGCGAAAGGCAACACGCTGCTCAATTATTGCGGCGTCACGCGCAAGTTGATTTCGTTCACCGTGGACCGCAATCCGCACAAGCAGGGCCTGCTGCTGCCGGGAACGTATCTGCCGATCCGCGATCCCGCCGCCTTGATCGCAGCTAGGCCCGATTACGTCTTCATCCTGCCCTGGAATCTGAAGGACGAGATCATCGCGCAGCTGGCGGAGGTTCGCGCGTGGGGCGGACAATTCGTGGTGCCCGCGTCCGATCTTTCGATCGTATCCTGA
- the rfbC gene encoding dTDP-4-dehydrorhamnose 3,5-epimerase, producing MKFTPLALPGVVEIGIEPEPDARGFFARLFDAEAFAAHGLPTHFAQHSLSRNERAGTLRGLHHQASRPEAKLVRCIAGRAFDVIVDLRRSLPSYGQWCSVELAADRHNAVFIPAGCAHGFQTLVDGTELMYCIDVPYDAQGAAGIRWDDPSLAIAWPLPDPILSARDRALPYLA from the coding sequence ATGAAGTTCACTCCATTGGCGCTGCCGGGCGTGGTTGAAATCGGGATCGAGCCGGAGCCTGATGCGCGCGGATTCTTCGCCCGACTGTTCGACGCCGAGGCGTTCGCGGCGCATGGATTGCCGACGCATTTCGCGCAACATAGCCTCTCCCGCAACGAACGCGCCGGCACCCTGCGAGGGCTGCACCACCAGGCCAGCCGGCCGGAGGCCAAACTGGTGCGCTGCATTGCCGGCCGCGCCTTCGACGTGATCGTCGATTTGCGCCGGTCGCTGCCGAGCTATGGACAATGGTGCTCGGTCGAGCTCGCCGCCGATCGGCACAACGCCGTGTTCATTCCCGCCGGATGCGCGCACGGCTTCCAGACGCTCGTGGACGGGACCGAGCTGATGTATTGCATCGACGTGCCCTATGACGCGCAAGGCGCAGCCGGCATTCGCTGGGACGATCCGTCGCTGGCGATCGCATGGCCGCTGCCTGATCCGATCCTGTCCGCGCGCGACCGCGCGCTGCCGTATCTCGCATGA
- a CDS encoding NAD(P)-dependent oxidoreductase, with amino-acid sequence MRRVLVTGASGFIGRALLPVLAARGFEVHGIARTAQPAMSGMTWRAADLLTEAGREEALAAVRPTHLVHLAWEARPGHYREDPVNRLWAEASIDLLARARACGTERILGIGSCLEYGPQGGPCEERTSQCRPTTLYGQAKLAAAEAYIAAGAAWGRVFVPFGPHEPEARLIPSLIRSLHAGQPFDCSHGGQLRDFVYVDDLAQLIAAVLDSDLTGAVNLASGDVRSLRSVIEHVAELLDARHLVRFGAVTATGVDAEPIMAADVRRLREVIAGIPSIGFEEGAARGLAWWIDRRSGRA; translated from the coding sequence ATGAGGCGGGTGCTGGTCACGGGCGCGTCAGGCTTCATCGGCCGCGCATTGCTGCCTGTGCTGGCGGCTCGCGGCTTCGAGGTTCATGGCATCGCGCGCACGGCGCAGCCGGCGATGTCAGGCATGACGTGGCGTGCGGCCGATCTCCTCACCGAAGCCGGCCGCGAGGAGGCACTGGCCGCAGTGCGGCCGACGCACCTCGTTCATCTCGCCTGGGAGGCCCGGCCGGGCCACTACCGCGAGGATCCGGTCAACCGGCTCTGGGCGGAGGCCAGCATCGACCTGCTCGCGCGCGCCAGGGCCTGCGGCACCGAGCGCATCCTCGGCATCGGAAGCTGCCTCGAATACGGACCGCAGGGCGGACCTTGCGAGGAGCGCACCAGCCAATGCCGTCCCACGACATTGTACGGACAAGCCAAGCTCGCCGCGGCCGAAGCCTATATCGCGGCGGGCGCCGCGTGGGGCCGCGTGTTTGTCCCGTTCGGCCCGCACGAGCCCGAAGCGCGCCTCATCCCGTCGCTGATCCGAAGCCTTCACGCGGGACAGCCCTTCGACTGCTCGCATGGCGGGCAGCTGCGCGACTTCGTCTATGTCGATGACCTCGCACAGTTGATCGCTGCCGTGCTCGACAGCGATCTCACCGGCGCGGTCAATCTCGCCAGCGGTGACGTGCGCAGCCTGCGCAGCGTAATCGAGCACGTCGCTGAGCTCCTCGATGCGCGCCATCTGGTCAGGTTCGGCGCCGTCACCGCCACGGGGGTCGACGCCGAGCCGATCATGGCCGCCGACGTCCGCCGCCTTCGCGAGGTGATCGCAGGCATACCGTCCATCGGGTTCGAAGAGGGGGCCGCACGCGGCCTTGCGTGGTGGATCGATCGTCGGTCGGGGAGGGCGTGA
- a CDS encoding LysR family transcriptional regulator yields MTVKEFSYNGLSHAAAQLRHLTIRQLRSLAALSAKGSVTAASGHLGLTQPAVTQQLRQLQDLAGLPLVQRTGDGMLLTEAGKEVLALAERVEAAITDCQGALDLLAGRTGGTVHLGAVSTAKYFVPHAIAAFSKRYPKIEIKLTIGNREEIRGAMHGYDLDFAVMGRPPADVSVDVRQLGRNPHIIVARKGHWLEKDSGLNLTDLVHETFLTREPGSGTRTLMEGMFQKSDLEPIIGMEMSSNETIKQAVIAGLGIAFISAHTVAHELTEGRLVVLDVAGLPIVRQWYVIRRSDKVLLPPAQAMFDFLGSEGSNYLPDVPEFGGR; encoded by the coding sequence ATGACCGTCAAAGAATTTTCTTATAATGGTCTCAGCCATGCGGCGGCTCAGCTCCGGCATCTGACGATCCGGCAGCTGCGTTCGCTTGCCGCGCTCTCAGCCAAGGGCAGTGTGACGGCCGCGTCCGGCCATCTCGGGCTGACCCAGCCGGCCGTGACCCAGCAGCTCCGGCAGCTGCAGGACCTCGCAGGCTTGCCGCTGGTGCAGCGGACCGGCGACGGCATGCTGCTGACGGAGGCGGGCAAGGAGGTCCTCGCGCTGGCCGAGCGGGTCGAGGCCGCGATCACGGATTGCCAGGGCGCACTCGATCTGCTCGCGGGGCGGACCGGCGGCACGGTGCATCTCGGCGCGGTCTCGACCGCGAAATATTTCGTGCCGCATGCGATCGCGGCGTTCTCCAAGCGCTATCCCAAGATCGAGATCAAGCTCACCATCGGCAATCGCGAGGAGATCCGAGGGGCCATGCACGGCTACGACCTCGATTTCGCAGTGATGGGTCGGCCACCGGCCGACGTCAGCGTCGACGTCCGCCAGCTCGGCCGCAATCCGCACATCATCGTCGCGCGCAAGGGACACTGGCTGGAGAAGGATTCCGGCCTCAACCTGACCGATCTCGTGCACGAAACCTTCCTCACCCGCGAGCCCGGCTCGGGCACGCGGACGCTGATGGAGGGCATGTTCCAGAAGTCGGACCTCGAGCCGATCATCGGCATGGAGATGAGCAGCAACGAGACCATCAAGCAGGCTGTGATCGCCGGGCTCGGCATCGCCTTCATCTCGGCCCACACCGTGGCGCACGAGCTCACCGAGGGCCGGCTCGTCGTGCTCGACGTCGCGGGCCTGCCGATCGTGCGGCAATGGTACGTGATCCGCCGCAGCGACAAGGTGCTGCTGCCGCCGGCGCAGGCGATGTTCGATTTTCTGGGCTCGGAAGGGTCGAACTATCTGCCCGACGTGCCCGAGTTCGGCGGGCGATAA
- a CDS encoding class 1 fructose-bisphosphatase — protein sequence MTGQLRLDDHLQRYSETAPHALAVAAAVDAIAAAAIEIADLIASGDLADASGLTRGLNSDGDVQRNLDIQADAILRRCLSKLPIAALASEEMREAQIGDREAKICVAIDPLDGSSNIDINMTVGTIFSILPAPDDLTLAFHQRGSAQLAAGFVTYGPQTSLVLTLGEGVDIFTLDRKAGCFRLARSGVQIAEACEEFAINASNRRHWDSPVRAFIDECLAGVEGPANHDFNMRWIGSLVAEAYRILTRGGVFLYPSDARPGYGDGRLRLVYEAHPMAMIIEQAGGSATTGRERILDLSAHSLHQRAPLIMGSSNEVHRVEELHCDPLLVASVSAPLFARRGFFRL from the coding sequence ATGACCGGGCAACTCAGGCTGGACGATCACCTTCAACGGTATTCCGAGACCGCGCCGCATGCGCTGGCCGTGGCCGCCGCGGTCGATGCCATCGCGGCAGCGGCCATCGAGATCGCCGACCTCATCGCGTCAGGCGATCTCGCGGATGCCTCCGGCCTGACGAGGGGGCTCAACAGCGACGGCGACGTCCAACGCAACCTCGACATCCAGGCGGATGCGATCCTGCGCCGCTGCCTCAGCAAGCTGCCGATCGCAGCGCTGGCGTCGGAGGAGATGCGCGAGGCCCAGATCGGCGATCGCGAGGCAAAGATCTGCGTCGCGATCGACCCGCTCGACGGCTCCTCCAACATCGACATCAACATGACCGTCGGCACGATCTTCTCGATCCTGCCTGCCCCGGATGACCTCACGCTCGCCTTCCATCAGCGCGGCTCGGCGCAGCTCGCGGCGGGCTTCGTCACCTACGGCCCGCAGACCTCCCTGGTGCTGACGCTTGGCGAGGGCGTCGACATCTTCACGCTCGACCGCAAGGCGGGCTGCTTCCGCCTCGCCCGCAGCGGCGTGCAGATCGCCGAGGCGTGTGAGGAATTCGCGATCAACGCCTCGAACCGCCGGCATTGGGATTCGCCGGTGCGCGCCTTCATCGACGAATGTCTCGCCGGCGTCGAAGGCCCCGCCAACCATGATTTCAACATGCGCTGGATCGGCTCGCTGGTCGCCGAGGCCTATCGCATCCTCACCCGCGGCGGCGTGTTCCTCTATCCCTCCGACGCGCGTCCCGGCTATGGCGACGGCCGCCTGCGCCTTGTCTACGAGGCGCATCCGATGGCCATGATCATCGAGCAGGCGGGCGGCTCGGCCACGACCGGGCGCGAGCGCATCCTCGACCTCTCGGCGCACAGCCTGCACCAACGCGCGCCGCTGATCATGGGCTCGAGCAACGAGGTGCACCGCGTCGAGGAGCTGCATTGCGATCCGCTGCTGGTTGCCAGCGTCTCGGCGCCGCTGTTCGCGCGGCGTGGCTTCTTCCGGCTGTGA
- a CDS encoding phosphoribulokinase — translation MSRKHPIISITGSSGAGTTSVKKTFEQIFFREKVNAAYIEGDAFHRYDRAEMRAQMAKEADRGNRHFSHFSPGTNLFEELERAFRDYGETGTAVTRHYVHDAEESALHGAAPGTFTDWEKLPENSDLLFYEGLHGAVVTDKVNVARYADLKIGVVPVINLEWIQKLHRDRSARGYSTEAVTDTILRRMPDYIHYICPQFSETDINFQRVPTVDTSNPFIARWIPTPDESMVVIRFKNPRGIDFPYLLSMLPQSWMSRANSIVCPGAKLDLAMQLILTPLIMQLIERKRSLK, via the coding sequence ATGTCCAGGAAGCATCCGATCATCTCCATCACCGGCTCCTCCGGCGCCGGCACCACCTCGGTGAAGAAGACGTTCGAGCAGATATTCTTCCGCGAGAAGGTCAACGCCGCCTACATCGAGGGTGACGCCTTTCACCGCTACGACCGCGCCGAGATGCGCGCGCAGATGGCCAAGGAAGCCGATCGCGGCAACAGGCATTTCAGCCATTTCAGCCCCGGGACCAATCTGTTCGAGGAGCTGGAGCGGGCCTTCCGCGACTATGGCGAGACCGGCACGGCGGTGACGCGGCACTATGTGCACGACGCCGAAGAGTCCGCGCTGCACGGCGCGGCGCCCGGCACCTTCACCGATTGGGAGAAGCTGCCGGAGAACTCGGACCTGTTGTTCTACGAGGGCCTGCACGGCGCCGTGGTCACCGACAAGGTCAACGTCGCGCGCTATGCCGACCTCAAGATCGGCGTCGTGCCGGTCATCAATCTCGAATGGATCCAGAAGCTGCACCGCGACCGCAGCGCGCGCGGATATTCGACCGAGGCCGTCACCGACACCATCCTGCGGCGGATGCCGGATTACATCCACTACATCTGCCCGCAATTCTCCGAGACCGACATCAACTTCCAGCGCGTGCCGACGGTGGATACCTCCAATCCGTTCATCGCGCGCTGGATCCCGACGCCGGATGAATCGATGGTGGTGATCCGCTTCAAGAATCCGCGCGGCATCGACTTCCCCTATCTGCTGTCGATGCTGCCGCAGAGCTGGATGTCGCGCGCCAATTCCATCGTCTGCCCCGGCGCGAAGCTCGATCTGGCGATGCAGCTGATCCTGACGCCACTGATCATGCAGCTGATCGAGCGCAAGCGCAGCCTGAAGTGA